ACTACCTGGCGTTTAAACTCTAAGCTGAACGTCCTCTGATTCTTCATGGCAAGGTCCTCTCTTTCATTCATTATACTTGGACCCTGCCAAACCTTCCTACCCCATTGTGTCCAGCTTCAGGGGTTCACTCCAAAGGTAAACAATACCACCTTGGAAAGGGAGATGTAATCGTTCTACCATCTAACATAGAACATAAAGGGTATGTTTCAGAAAAAGGTTTAAGTGCTATTGATGTCTTCTCCCCACCTAGGCATGACTTTGTGGCAAAACTGGAAGAGATGAAGAAAAGCCAGAAAAAGTGATTCTCAATCTCAGAAGTGTCGCGCGTTGGACAGGTTGTTATAGAAAAGGACAGTGAGTAAAAAGGGGCAATATTAAGGCTTATATATTCCGTTTCCTTCCTGACATTGCGAGACTAAGAATTGTCGTTGGCATTAGTGCCGCCATTGCAAACAGAACAGCATCAATTTGAGATGATGGCAAAGGTGCTATACTCACGAATATTGCGCCAACAAAAACGGCAATAAAACTAATTAGACTATATACCGCTAACACTTTTTTCATGGCATTGTCTCTAACATATCCTCTTACAGCAGTTATATATTGCCTAAAGTAAGCTTAATAAGTACTAAAAACCATACGAGTGATTATTAATATTTTCTAAATAAGAGAGAAGCGAACATGAACTACCGGCACGCACTGTCAGGCATGCCGATTAAGGAATACCCTCACGTCACTGAGTCTGAGGAATAACTAATCCGATTGAGGCTAAAAGTCCGCGTATGCGGTGCTTCATAAAGACGATTTGGTTTACCGGGCCGGAAATCAGTAAAGTATTAAGACTAAAAGCTAAAGCTTGCGCCGGATTAAGATACGCTTTCAACGCATTAAAGACAAATGGGCTAGGACTGAATAATGTTACTAGGAGCTTATGATTTATAGAATACTTAACTTATGTACAAAGTATCGGCCTTGAACTTACGTTAGTAGGAAAGCAATAACATCTTCCATCCGGAACCTCAGATCACCTCGAGGACCCATACGTAAATATGGTAATGCGTTCAGATCGGCCCAGACTCTGATTGTATCGATGTGGGCCTCTAACATATTGGCTACTTCTTCCAGTGTCAGTAAAGAGCTAGTATCTTCCTCTCGTATTATGTCGCTAAACTGCTCCATTCCTGATTCTCCTATCTCTGCTCATTCCATTCTTGTTCTTTCTATAATAAACGAATCAGGTTAAAAGTCTATAAATTTAGCCTTTAAAAAATGACAAATATATTACAGGTTCATTCCAAAGATATTACAGTCGAGCAAAGGAAAACTGAGATTTGTAGTTTGCATGAAATTGCAGCCAAAGTTATGAATGAAAGGACAGGTTATAAGATTTCAGCGAATTAAAAGGGAGATGCTCCCTTACCAATGTTTATAGAAATGATGATTAAACTACAAAGAATAACAATGGCGGGCAGACCCACCGAGCTTTCCAAGTCTGCCCGCCAAAAGAAAAGAAGAAAAACGAGAAGGGCTTCTATGTTTAATACGATATTTGCCTTATTCTGTTACGTTTTGCAGAAAGGGCAATTAGCGACAAATTAGATGCCAGGCTTGACTACTCTGCCGGGGTGGTTTGCACCAGGACAGCGAAAACCCTTTTGGCCAAGGTGGAAGGGCACAACAGGTTCCTTAGTCGCAGGGATATCGAACCTTCGACCGCAAAGTATACATTCCACTGTATACTTCGTTCCCTCAGCTTTGGCCTTTTTGCGTCTGTCCATAATAATATTTTACAACATAGTGAATGGTGGAGTAGTTAATGCGTCGGCTTATTTTAGCCATTATAGCATCATTCGGTTAGCTATCCCAAAAAGCAATGGTATTGACTTCGGTAATGAAATGGATATAATTTGCTTACCTGGTATAAAATGACTGGGAAGTCATAAAGGAGGTAATGTAAGCATGCCTACTGTTACTATCAGACAACTTGAAGGTAGAACTGTTGAGCAGAAAAGGAAACTGGCAAAGGAAATTACAGACTCTATTGTGAAGATTTACAAGATTGAGCCGGATAGGGTGACCGTGAATTTTTTCGACATGCCGAATTACAACATTGCCAAAGCCGGCAAACTGTTTATCGACCTGGGGTTTTAACTCTTGGCTTGAATGGAAAAAATCCAGCATACATAGAGAAATTCTGTCCTGACTGTGGCAAACCGGATAGAAGGGGTGTGCCCCAACCTATATCCTGTTCTCTATTAATGGCAGGCCATGTATAATGGAAAGGCCTGCAACCGTATTTTGGTGCACTTAGAAATTCCGTCCAATTAAGAGATAGTAAATAAGAAGGGGGATGAGCTGTGATACAAAAAATAAACCATGTCAGCCTGGCAGTTAAGGACTTAGACCAGGTTGTTGCCTGGTTTAGAGATAAATTAGGTTGTACTAACATCTGGGAGCCGTATGAATATAAAGGGGATTTGATTGAAAAGTGCACTGGCCTGCCGGGAGCACATCTTCGCGTCCAAAAAGTCCAGGTTCAGGATTTTGTCCTGGAGTTCATACAGTACTTGTCGCCTCCAGGTAAGGAACTCAAAGGTAATACCAACGACGTCGGCTATCCCCATATAGGTTTTGTCGTGGATGATATTACAGAGACCTATGAGAATATGAAGCGGAAAGGCGTACAATTCAAGTCACCACCATGTAGCGTTGCTGATGAGAGTAATCCAATGTTTGGGTGGCAGCTCGTCTATCTGTGGGGACCCGAGGGCATGACTCTGGAGTTGGTTCAGGCACCGAAAAAATGAATGGATGGGCTCATCCGCTCGATTTAAAAGCAGCAGGATTGTGCTCTTATCGGCACATCATATATGATATTAATTGTCTTCCCTGTCCTGAGGTAAACAGCACGTATGAATAACATTATCATCGCTTCTGTCTGTGCCTGGGCACTGGCGCAGTCCATAAAAGTGCTCATCGGTTTAATAAGAAAAAGGCAGATTGACCTGCGTTACTTTGTCTCGACCGGTGGCATGCCCAGCGCCCACTCCGCCACAGTGAGCGCACTGGCA
The window above is part of the Chloroflexota bacterium genome. Proteins encoded here:
- a CDS encoding tautomerase family protein, producing MPTVTIRQLEGRTVEQKRKLAKEITDSIVKIYKIEPDRVTVNFFDMPNYNIAKAGKLFIDLGF
- a CDS encoding helix-turn-helix domain-containing protein, with product MEQFSDIIREEDTSSLLTLEEVANMLEAHIDTIRVWADLNALPYLRMGPRGDLRFRMEDVIAFLLT
- a CDS encoding VOC family protein, encoding MIQKINHVSLAVKDLDQVVAWFRDKLGCTNIWEPYEYKGDLIEKCTGLPGAHLRVQKVQVQDFVLEFIQYLSPPGKELKGNTNDVGYPHIGFVVDDITETYENMKRKGVQFKSPPCSVADESNPMFGWQLVYLWGPEGMTLELVQAPKK